In one Nocardia tengchongensis genomic region, the following are encoded:
- a CDS encoding Lsr2 family protein: protein MAKKVTVSLIDDVDGESIAEETIEFAIDGVSYEIDLSTENAAKLREGLETWVSAARRTSGRRRTKVAGAPAAGPKNRVSIDREQSAAIREWARRNGHKVSARGRISADITEAYNKAAAKN from the coding sequence ATGGCAAAGAAGGTCACCGTTAGCTTGATCGACGATGTCGACGGTGAGTCCATCGCGGAGGAGACCATCGAGTTCGCTATCGATGGAGTGTCCTACGAGATCGACTTGTCGACGGAGAATGCGGCCAAGCTTCGGGAGGGTCTGGAGACTTGGGTTTCCGCCGCTCGCCGCACGAGTGGCCGGCGTCGCACCAAGGTGGCCGGTGCTCCGGCCGCGGGCCCGAAGAACCGGGTGTCGATCGATCGTGAGCAAAGCGCGGCCATTCGTGAATGGGCTCGCCGGAATGGACACAAGGTGTCCGCTCGTGGTCGTATCTCCGCTGACATCACCGAGGCCTACAACAAGGCTGCTGCTAAGAACTAG
- a CDS encoding FHA domain-containing protein — protein MLTPDQSRITIGRSPQADLSLSWDVEVSRLHATVEHLGAHWTIVDDGLSRNGTFINGDRLVGRHRLQPGDVIRMGTSRVTFHDFSGAAGDVTQTSTGGLPTLRSLTETQRSVLIALCRPLRGNDGFASPASNQQIAAELFLSVDAIKTHLRALFAKFGVEDLPQNQKRVRLANLAMQSGVISERDL, from the coding sequence ATGCTGACGCCTGACCAGTCCCGGATCACCATCGGCCGCTCCCCGCAGGCCGATCTTTCGCTGTCCTGGGACGTCGAGGTGTCGCGGCTACACGCCACCGTCGAGCACCTGGGCGCGCACTGGACCATCGTGGACGACGGCCTGTCCCGCAACGGCACCTTCATCAATGGCGATCGCCTGGTGGGGCGGCATCGGCTGCAGCCGGGGGATGTCATCCGGATGGGGACCTCGCGGGTCACCTTCCACGATTTCAGCGGCGCCGCAGGCGATGTCACGCAGACGTCGACGGGCGGGCTGCCCACGCTGCGCTCGCTCACCGAAACCCAGCGGTCGGTATTGATCGCGCTCTGCCGCCCGCTCCGCGGCAACGACGGCTTCGCCTCGCCCGCCTCGAATCAACAGATCGCGGCCGAACTCTTCCTCAGCGTCGACGCCATCAAGACGCACCTGCGCGCGCTGTTCGCCAAGTTCGGCGTCGAGGACCTGCCGCAGAACCAGAAGCGCGTCCGCCTCGCCAACCTGGCCATGCAGTCCGGCGTCATCTCCGAACGCGATCTCTGA
- a CDS encoding DUF1772 domain-containing protein, which translates to MFALRTAALVAATLTTGLTAGIFFAYATSVMTALGQSDDRTFIDVMQKINVVIINPAFMLAFMGSVGFTVLAAALHLGKDARTTLIWVGVALLLNVIAFGITSGLNVPLNNQLANAGDVAQIPDLAAVRAQFESSWVTWNVVRAVIHTLAFLVLTGALFVAGMQHAKADRNPAAAPVSMSAPMYPQYAPQPGFPSTRH; encoded by the coding sequence ATGTTCGCACTTCGCACGGCCGCGCTGGTGGCGGCGACGCTGACCACCGGCCTCACCGCCGGCATCTTCTTCGCCTACGCGACCTCGGTGATGACGGCGCTGGGGCAGTCCGACGACCGCACCTTCATCGATGTCATGCAGAAGATCAACGTGGTCATCATCAACCCGGCGTTCATGCTCGCCTTCATGGGTTCGGTCGGCTTCACCGTGCTGGCCGCCGCCCTGCACCTGGGCAAGGACGCCCGCACCACGCTGATCTGGGTCGGCGTCGCGCTGCTGCTCAATGTGATCGCCTTCGGCATCACCTCCGGCCTGAACGTGCCCCTCAACAACCAGCTGGCCAATGCCGGTGACGTCGCCCAGATCCCGGACCTGGCCGCGGTCCGCGCCCAGTTCGAAAGCTCCTGGGTCACTTGGAACGTCGTCCGCGCGGTGATCCACACCCTGGCCTTCCTGGTCCTGACCGGTGCCCTGTTCGTGGCCGGCATGCAGCACGCCAAGGCGGACCGGAACCCGGCCGCGGCCCCGGTCTCGATGTCGGCCCCGATGTACCCGCAGTACGCCCCGCAGCCCGGATTCCCTTCCACCCGGCACTGA
- a CDS encoding triacylglycerol lipase → MPKRGTPGSLLIMAFLAILGITTTGTAHAEYPVTFNFFAGIPNELLDPGGSLPGANDWSCKTTAAHPDPVVLIHGTAGGAQTNWGAYAPLLANEGYCVFALTYGALDVPWPLNALGGMKPIPESAAQLAAFVDRVRSATGAAQVDFVAHSQGNTVGNYYIKRLGGAGKVNRFAAIAPPWLGIFGDQMNVVRAFGERLGATPDQIDNLATMGVICQACPEMLGNSSFMNALNADGVYDPSVTYTNLASNFDEAVWPSIALVAGPNVTNDLMQDGCATDFSDHMAIAGSRRAAMMTLNALDPAHPRPVPCEFVPPITGA, encoded by the coding sequence ATGCCCAAGCGTGGAACGCCAGGATCACTGCTGATCATGGCGTTTCTAGCGATCCTAGGGATCACCACGACCGGAACCGCACACGCGGAATACCCAGTCACATTCAACTTCTTCGCGGGTATCCCGAATGAACTCCTCGATCCGGGTGGCTCGCTGCCCGGGGCCAACGACTGGTCCTGCAAAACCACTGCCGCGCATCCGGATCCGGTGGTGCTGATCCACGGCACCGCCGGCGGCGCGCAGACCAACTGGGGCGCCTACGCGCCGCTGCTGGCCAACGAGGGCTACTGCGTGTTCGCCCTGACCTACGGCGCTCTCGACGTCCCGTGGCCGCTGAACGCGCTGGGCGGCATGAAGCCGATTCCGGAGAGCGCCGCTCAGCTGGCCGCCTTCGTGGACCGGGTGCGGTCGGCGACCGGCGCCGCGCAGGTCGACTTCGTCGCCCACTCGCAGGGCAACACCGTCGGCAACTACTACATCAAGCGGCTCGGCGGCGCGGGCAAGGTCAATCGCTTCGCGGCCATCGCGCCCCCGTGGCTGGGCATCTTCGGTGACCAGATGAACGTGGTGCGGGCCTTCGGCGAGCGGCTCGGCGCCACCCCCGACCAGATCGACAACCTGGCCACCATGGGCGTGATCTGCCAGGCCTGCCCGGAGATGCTCGGCAACTCCTCGTTCATGAACGCCCTGAACGCCGACGGCGTGTACGACCCGTCGGTCACCTACACGAACCTGGCCTCCAACTTCGACGAGGCGGTCTGGCCGTCGATCGCCCTGGTCGCGGGCCCGAACGTGACCAACGATCTGATGCAGGACGGCTGCGCGACCGACTTCTCCGATCACATGGCCATCGCCGGCAGTCGCCGCGCGGCCATGATGACGCTCAACGCCCTCGATCCGGCGCACCCCCGACCGGTGCCGTGTGAGTTCGTTCCGCCCATCACGGGTGCCTGA
- a CDS encoding alpha/beta fold hydrolase produces MRRMRVRGTSSSLLVLTVLAILGITASGAARAEYPVSFNFFAGIPYELTDPGGSLPGSNEWNCKPTAAHPDPVVLVHGTAGGAQTNWGAYAPLLANEGYCVYALTYGALDVPWPLSAMGGLRTIEDSSAQLAAFVARVRSATGAGKVDLIAHSQGNIVGQYFVKRLGGSGQVDKFVAIAAPWLGTYGDNMATIRAFAAQLGVDTATVDAAVGVGLCPACSEILGGDPFMTALNADGVYDPAVTYTNLDTRYDELIVPYTIGLVPGPNVTNFFMQDGCPVDYSDHLAIAGSHRGAMIALNALDPAHPRPVPCEFVPPLTG; encoded by the coding sequence ATGAGACGGATGCGAGTGCGGGGGACATCGAGTTCGCTGCTGGTACTGACCGTATTGGCGATCCTGGGCATCACCGCGAGCGGCGCCGCCCGCGCGGAGTACCCGGTGTCGTTCAACTTCTTCGCGGGCATACCGTACGAGCTCACCGATCCCGGCGGTTCGCTGCCGGGATCGAACGAGTGGAACTGCAAGCCGACGGCGGCGCATCCGGATCCGGTGGTGCTGGTGCACGGCACCGCCGGTGGTGCACAGACCAATTGGGGCGCCTACGCCCCGCTGCTGGCCAATGAGGGTTATTGCGTCTATGCCCTCACCTACGGTGCGCTCGACGTGCCGTGGCCGTTGTCGGCGATGGGCGGTTTGCGGACCATCGAGGACAGTTCCGCGCAGCTGGCCGCCTTCGTGGCCCGGGTGCGGTCGGCGACCGGCGCGGGCAAGGTGGATCTGATCGCCCATTCGCAGGGCAATATCGTCGGCCAGTACTTCGTCAAGCGGCTCGGCGGTTCCGGTCAGGTGGACAAGTTCGTGGCGATCGCGGCGCCGTGGCTCGGCACCTATGGCGACAATATGGCCACGATCCGGGCCTTCGCCGCACAGTTGGGCGTCGACACCGCGACCGTGGACGCCGCGGTCGGCGTGGGGCTGTGCCCGGCCTGCTCGGAGATACTGGGCGGGGATCCCTTCATGACGGCCCTGAACGCCGACGGCGTCTACGACCCGGCCGTCACGTACACCAATCTGGACACCCGCTACGACGAGCTGATCGTGCCGTACACGATCGGCCTGGTGCCCGGCCCGAACGTCACCAACTTCTTCATGCAGGACGGTTGTCCCGTCGACTACTCCGACCACCTCGCGATCGCGGGTAGTCATCGGGGGGCGATGATCGCGCTCAACGCTCTCGACCCGGCGCATCCGCGACCGGTGCCGTGCGAGTTCGTCCCGCCGCTCACCGGATAG
- a CDS encoding ATP-dependent Clp protease ATP-binding subunit gives MFERFTDRARRVVVLAQEEARMLNHNYIGTEHILLGLIHEGEGVAAKSLESLGISLEGVRSQVEEIIGQGQQAPSGHIPFTPRAKKVLELSLREALQLGHNYIGTEHILLGLIREGEGVAAQVLVKLGADLNRVRQQVIQLLSGYQGKEPVEGSGTRGEQGTPSTSLVLDQFGRNLTQAALEGKLDPVIGRSKEIERVMQVLSRRTKNNPVLIGEPGVGKTAVVEGLAQAIVNGEVPETLKDKQLYTLDLGSLVAGSRYRGDFEERLKKVLKEINTRGDIILFIDELHTLVGAGAAEGAIDAASILKPKLARGELQTIGATTLDEYRKYIEKDAALERRFQPVQVGEPTVEHTINILKGLRDRYEAHHRVSITDGALVAAATLADRYINDRFLPDKAIDLIDEAGARMRIRRMTAPPDLREFDDKIAEARREKESAIDAQDFEKAARLRDKEKQLVAKRAEREKQWRSGDLDVVAEVDDEQIAEVLANWTGIPVFKLTEEETTRLLRMEDELHKRIIGQEDAVKAVSKAIRRTRAGLKDPKRPSGSFIFAGPSGVGKTELSKALANFLFGEDDALIQIDMGEFHDRFTASRLFGAPPGYVGYEEGGQLTEKVRRKPFSVVLFDEIEKAHQEIYNTLLQVLEDGRLTDGQGRTVDFKNTVLIFTSNLGTSDISKAVGLGFAQSNAEGSNYERMKLKVNDELKKHFRPEFLNRIDDVIVFHQLTQDQIIQMVDLMIGRVAKQLKNKDMEIDLAPQAKSLLAKRGFDPVLGARPLRRTIQREIEDQLSEKILFGELGAGQIVVVDVEGWDGEGQGENAKFTFTAKPKLTKNADAAAEDSPVAALAGEAPAAAAGE, from the coding sequence ATGTTCGAGAGGTTCACCGACCGCGCGCGGCGGGTCGTTGTCCTGGCCCAAGAAGAGGCCCGGATGCTCAACCACAACTACATCGGCACCGAGCACATCCTGCTGGGACTGATTCACGAGGGCGAGGGTGTCGCGGCGAAGTCGCTGGAGTCCCTTGGCATCTCGCTGGAGGGTGTGCGCTCGCAGGTCGAGGAGATCATCGGCCAGGGCCAGCAGGCGCCCTCTGGTCACATTCCGTTCACCCCGCGCGCCAAGAAGGTGCTCGAGCTGTCGTTGCGTGAGGCGCTGCAGCTCGGCCACAACTACATCGGCACCGAGCACATTCTGCTCGGCCTGATCCGCGAGGGTGAGGGCGTCGCGGCGCAGGTGCTGGTCAAGCTGGGCGCGGATCTCAACCGGGTGCGGCAGCAGGTCATCCAGCTGCTGTCCGGATACCAGGGCAAGGAGCCGGTCGAGGGCTCGGGCACGCGTGGCGAGCAGGGCACTCCGTCCACCTCGCTGGTGCTCGACCAGTTCGGTCGCAACCTGACCCAGGCCGCCCTCGAGGGCAAGCTCGACCCGGTCATCGGCCGCTCGAAGGAAATCGAGCGCGTGATGCAGGTGCTGAGCCGCCGTACCAAGAACAACCCGGTCCTGATCGGTGAGCCCGGCGTCGGTAAGACCGCCGTCGTGGAGGGTCTCGCCCAGGCCATCGTCAACGGCGAAGTGCCGGAGACGCTCAAGGACAAGCAGCTGTACACCCTCGACCTGGGTTCCCTGGTCGCGGGCAGCCGCTACCGCGGTGATTTCGAGGAGCGCCTGAAGAAGGTGCTCAAGGAGATCAACACCCGCGGCGACATCATCCTGTTCATCGACGAGCTGCACACCCTGGTGGGTGCGGGCGCGGCCGAGGGCGCTATCGACGCGGCCTCGATCCTGAAGCCCAAGCTGGCTCGCGGTGAGCTGCAGACCATCGGCGCCACCACCCTCGACGAGTACCGCAAGTACATCGAGAAGGACGCCGCCCTGGAGCGCCGGTTCCAGCCGGTCCAGGTGGGCGAGCCGACGGTCGAGCACACCATCAACATCCTCAAGGGTCTGCGCGACCGCTACGAGGCGCACCACCGGGTTTCCATCACCGATGGCGCTCTCGTCGCCGCGGCCACGCTGGCCGACCGCTACATCAACGACCGCTTCCTGCCGGACAAGGCGATCGACCTCATCGACGAGGCGGGCGCGCGCATGCGCATCCGCCGGATGACCGCGCCGCCGGACCTGCGCGAATTCGACGACAAGATCGCCGAGGCGCGCCGGGAGAAGGAGTCCGCGATCGACGCGCAGGACTTCGAGAAGGCCGCGCGGCTGCGCGACAAGGAGAAGCAGCTCGTCGCCAAGCGGGCCGAGCGCGAAAAGCAGTGGCGTTCCGGTGATCTGGATGTCGTGGCCGAGGTCGACGACGAGCAGATCGCGGAGGTGCTGGCCAACTGGACCGGTATCCCGGTGTTCAAGCTCACCGAGGAGGAGACCACCCGTCTGCTCCGCATGGAGGACGAGCTGCACAAGCGGATCATCGGCCAGGAGGACGCGGTCAAGGCCGTGTCCAAGGCCATCCGCCGTACGCGCGCCGGTCTGAAGGACCCCAAGCGTCCGTCGGGCTCGTTCATCTTCGCCGGCCCGTCCGGTGTCGGTAAGACCGAGCTGTCGAAGGCGCTGGCGAACTTCCTGTTCGGCGAGGACGACGCGCTCATCCAGATCGACATGGGCGAGTTCCACGACCGCTTCACCGCCTCGCGTCTGTTCGGTGCCCCTCCGGGCTACGTCGGTTACGAGGAGGGCGGCCAGCTCACCGAGAAGGTGCGGCGCAAGCCGTTCTCGGTGGTGCTGTTCGACGAGATCGAGAAGGCGCACCAGGAGATCTACAACACCCTGTTGCAGGTCCTGGAGGACGGCCGTCTGACCGACGGTCAGGGTCGTACGGTCGACTTCAAGAACACCGTGCTGATCTTCACCTCGAACCTGGGTACTTCGGACATCTCGAAGGCCGTGGGCCTGGGCTTCGCCCAGTCCAACGCCGAGGGCTCGAACTACGAGCGGATGAAGCTGAAGGTCAACGACGAGCTGAAGAAGCACTTCCGCCCGGAGTTCCTCAACCGCATCGACGACGTGATCGTGTTCCACCAGCTGACTCAGGACCAGATCATCCAGATGGTCGACCTGATGATCGGCCGCGTCGCCAAGCAGCTGAAGAACAAGGACATGGAGATCGATCTGGCTCCGCAGGCCAAGAGCCTGCTGGCCAAGCGCGGTTTCGACCCGGTGCTCGGCGCTCGCCCGCTGCGTCGCACCATCCAGCGTGAGATCGAGGACCAGCTGTCGGAGAAGATCCTCTTCGGCGAGCTGGGCGCCGGTCAGATCGTGGTGGTGGATGTCGAGGGCTGGGACGGCGAAGGCCAGGGCGAGAACGCCAAGTTCACCTTCACGGCCAAGCCGAAGCTGACCAAGAACGCCGATGCGGCCGCCGAGGACAGCCCGGTCGCCGCCCTCGCGGGTGAGGCTCCGGCCGCCGCCGCGGGCGAGTAG
- a CDS encoding phytanoyl-CoA dioxygenase family protein, which translates to MLTDAQIAAFIADGFVKIDGAFPAETAAAGRSILWAETGCDPDDPATWTQPVIRLWDHAEEPFARAVTAAPLLEAFDQLAGPGRWIPRRSLGSWPIRFPSPEPPGDAGWHVDVSFPGDAAPDDYLSWRLNIFSRGRCLLMLFLFSDIGVDDAPTRIRVGSHLRLARELEPFGEAGTTMFDLADFYTATGDLPEVLATGAAGDVYLCHPFLIHAAQPNRTGRPRFLAQPPLLSREPCVLDRPDGAYSPVEQAIRRGLGRGPGH; encoded by the coding sequence ATGCTCACCGACGCACAGATAGCCGCCTTCATCGCCGACGGTTTCGTGAAGATCGACGGCGCCTTCCCGGCCGAGACCGCTGCCGCGGGCCGGTCGATTCTCTGGGCCGAAACCGGTTGCGACCCCGATGATCCCGCGACCTGGACCCAGCCGGTCATTCGGCTCTGGGACCATGCCGAGGAGCCGTTCGCCCGGGCGGTCACCGCCGCGCCCCTGCTCGAGGCGTTCGACCAGCTGGCCGGCCCCGGCCGCTGGATTCCACGCCGCAGCCTGGGCAGTTGGCCGATTCGCTTTCCCAGCCCGGAGCCGCCGGGCGATGCCGGCTGGCATGTGGACGTCAGCTTTCCCGGCGACGCCGCGCCCGACGACTATCTGAGCTGGCGGTTGAACATCTTCTCCCGGGGTCGCTGCCTGCTCATGCTGTTCCTGTTCTCCGATATCGGCGTCGACGACGCGCCCACCCGTATCCGTGTGGGTTCGCACTTGCGCCTGGCCCGGGAGCTGGAACCGTTCGGCGAGGCGGGCACCACGATGTTCGACCTGGCCGACTTCTACACCGCCACAGGCGATCTCCCCGAGGTGCTCGCCACCGGCGCGGCGGGCGATGTCTACCTCTGCCATCCGTTCCTGATCCACGCCGCCCAGCCCAATCGCACCGGCCGTCCGAGGTTCCTGGCGCAACCCCCGCTGCTGTCTCGCGAACCCTGTGTCCTGGACCGTCCGGACGGCGCGTATTCGCCAGTGGAACAGGCGATTCGACGGGGTCTGGGCCGGGGTCCGGGGCATTGA
- a CDS encoding response regulator transcription factor, with protein sequence MPIRVVIADDQALVRAGFVALLDAQDDIEVVGEADHGGQAVDLARALHPDVVLMDIRMPVLDGLAATRAIAADPDLEAVKVVVLTTFELDEYVFEAMRSGATGFLVKHTEPADLVKAVRVVAGGDALLSPSVTRRLVAEFATHAKPAPTAQFSELTDREREVMTLVAEGLTNAEIAERLYLSPATARTHVSRILIKLGARDRTQLVVLAYESGLVRPGWQ encoded by the coding sequence ATGCCGATCCGGGTAGTGATCGCCGACGACCAGGCGCTGGTCCGCGCGGGCTTCGTCGCGCTGCTCGACGCCCAGGACGACATCGAGGTGGTGGGCGAGGCCGACCACGGCGGGCAAGCCGTCGACCTGGCCCGCGCGCTCCACCCCGACGTCGTCCTCATGGACATCCGGATGCCCGTCCTGGACGGCCTGGCCGCCACCCGCGCCATCGCCGCCGACCCCGACCTGGAAGCCGTGAAAGTGGTCGTACTGACCACCTTCGAACTCGACGAATACGTCTTCGAGGCGATGCGCTCGGGCGCCACCGGCTTCCTGGTCAAACACACCGAGCCCGCCGACCTGGTGAAGGCGGTCCGGGTGGTCGCCGGCGGCGACGCCCTGCTCTCCCCCAGCGTCACCCGCCGCCTGGTCGCCGAATTCGCCACCCACGCGAAACCTGCGCCCACCGCCCAATTCTCCGAACTCACCGACCGCGAACGCGAAGTCATGACCCTCGTCGCCGAGGGCCTCACCAACGCCGAGATCGCCGAACGCCTCTACCTCAGCCCCGCCACCGCCCGCACCCACGTCAGCCGGATCCTGATCAAACTCGGCGCCCGCGACCGCACCCAACTCGTCGTCCTGGCCTACGAATCCGGCCTGGTCCGACCCGGCTGGCAGTGA